In a genomic window of Pseudomonas putida:
- a CDS encoding efflux RND transporter permease subunit: MGFNLSEWALRNRQIVLFLMLLLAIVGALSYTKLGQSEDPPFTFKAMVIRTNWPGATAQEVSRQVTERIEKKLMETGEYERIVSFSRPGESQVTFIARDSMHSVEIPELWYQVRKKVSDIRHTLPPGIQGPFFNDEFGTTFGNIYALTGDGFDYAVLKDYADRIQIQLQRVKDVGKVELLGLQDEKIWIELSNVKLATLGLPLAAVQQALEEQNAVSTAGFFETSSERLQLRVSGNFQTVDEIKNFPIRVGDRTFRISDVADVRRGFNDPPAPRMRFMGEDAIGLAVAMKDGGDILVLGKALEVEFARIQKNLPAGMQLRKVSDQPAAVKTGVGEFVQVLVEALAIVLLVSFFSLGVRTGMVVALAIPLVLAMTFATMYYFGIGLHKISLGALVLALGLLVDDAIIAVEMMAIKMEQGFDRIKAASYAWTSTAFPMLTGTLITAAGFLPIATAQSGTGEYTRSIFQVVTIALLASWVAAVVFVPYLGEKLLPDLAKIHAAKHGPDQPDPYGTPFYQRVRGVVEWCVRRRKTVIAATVLLFIASVFLFRFVPQQFFPASGRLELMVDLKLAEGASLSNTADEVKRLEALLKDKAGIDNYVAYVGTGSPRFYLPLDQQLPAASFAQFVVLAKTIEERETLRSWLITTLNEQFPALRSRVTRLENGPPVGYPVQFRVTGEHIEEVRALARKVAAKVRENPHVANVHLDWEEPSKVVYLNIDQDRARALGVSTANLSKFLQSSLTGSSVSQYREDNELIEILLRGTVHERTELSLLPSLAVPTDNGRSVALSQIATLEYGFEEGVIWHRNRLPNVTVRADIYGKEQPATLVKQIMPTLDPIRAELPDGYLLDVGGTVEDSERGQKSVNAGVPMFIVVVLTLLMLQLRSFSRTAMVFLTAPLGLIGVTLFLMVFRQPFGFVAMLGTIALSGMIMRNSVILVDQIEQDIAAGLKPWQAIIEATVRRFRPIVLTALAAVLAMIPLSRSVFFGPMAVAIMGGLIVATALTLLFLPALYAAWFRVRKEQV, encoded by the coding sequence ATGGGCTTCAATCTTTCCGAATGGGCGCTGCGTAATCGCCAGATCGTACTGTTCCTGATGCTATTGCTGGCCATCGTTGGTGCGCTTTCCTACACCAAGCTCGGCCAGAGTGAAGATCCGCCGTTCACTTTCAAGGCCATGGTGATTCGCACCAACTGGCCGGGCGCCACGGCGCAGGAAGTTTCGCGCCAGGTCACCGAGCGCATCGAAAAGAAGCTGATGGAAACCGGCGAATACGAACGCATTGTGTCGTTCTCCCGCCCCGGTGAATCCCAGGTGACCTTCATCGCTCGCGACTCCATGCACTCGGTGGAGATTCCCGAGCTCTGGTATCAGGTGCGCAAGAAGGTCAGTGACATTCGCCATACCTTGCCACCGGGCATTCAGGGGCCGTTCTTCAACGATGAATTCGGCACCACCTTCGGCAACATCTATGCGCTGACCGGCGACGGCTTCGATTACGCCGTGCTCAAGGACTACGCCGACCGCATCCAGATCCAGCTGCAACGGGTCAAGGATGTGGGCAAGGTCGAGCTGCTTGGTTTGCAGGACGAAAAGATCTGGATCGAACTGTCCAACGTCAAGCTCGCCACCCTCGGCTTGCCCCTGGCGGCGGTGCAGCAGGCGCTGGAGGAACAGAACGCGGTATCCACCGCCGGCTTCTTCGAAACCAGCAGCGAGCGATTGCAGCTACGGGTGTCGGGGAATTTTCAGACCGTCGACGAGATAAAAAACTTTCCGATCCGGGTCGGTGATCGCACCTTCCGCATCTCCGATGTGGCGGATGTGCGCCGTGGCTTCAACGATCCTCCGGCGCCGCGCATGCGCTTTATGGGCGAAGACGCTATCGGTCTGGCCGTGGCCATGAAGGACGGTGGCGACATTCTGGTACTGGGCAAGGCGCTGGAAGTCGAGTTCGCCCGCATCCAGAAAAACCTCCCGGCAGGCATGCAGCTGCGCAAGGTGTCCGATCAACCGGCGGCGGTGAAAACCGGGGTTGGCGAGTTCGTCCAGGTGCTGGTGGAAGCGCTGGCGATCGTGTTGCTGGTGAGCTTTTTCTCCCTCGGCGTGCGCACCGGCATGGTGGTGGCCCTGGCCATCCCGCTGGTGTTGGCGATGACGTTCGCCACCATGTATTACTTCGGCATCGGTCTGCACAAGATTTCCCTCGGCGCGTTGGTGCTGGCACTGGGGCTGCTGGTGGACGACGCGATCATCGCCGTGGAAATGATGGCGATCAAAATGGAGCAGGGCTTCGACCGGATCAAGGCGGCGAGTTATGCCTGGACCAGCACCGCGTTCCCGATGCTCACCGGTACGTTGATCACTGCCGCCGGCTTCCTGCCGATTGCCACCGCACAATCGGGCACCGGCGAGTACACCCGTTCGATCTTCCAGGTGGTGACCATCGCGCTGTTGGCGTCCTGGGTGGCGGCCGTGGTGTTCGTGCCGTATCTGGGGGAAAAACTCCTGCCGGATCTGGCGAAAATTCATGCAGCGAAACACGGCCCCGATCAGCCCGATCCTTACGGCACGCCGTTTTATCAGCGAGTCCGAGGCGTGGTGGAGTGGTGCGTGCGTCGGCGCAAGACGGTGATCGCGGCGACGGTGTTGCTGTTCATCGCGTCGGTGTTCCTCTTCCGTTTTGTGCCGCAGCAGTTTTTCCCGGCATCCGGCCGACTGGAGTTGATGGTCGACCTGAAACTGGCGGAAGGCGCGTCCCTGAGCAACACTGCCGATGAGGTCAAGCGCCTCGAAGCCTTGCTCAAGGACAAGGCCGGGATCGACAACTACGTGGCCTACGTCGGCACCGGTTCGCCACGTTTTTACCTGCCGCTGGATCAGCAACTGCCGGCAGCGAGCTTCGCCCAGTTTGTCGTGCTGGCCAAGACCATCGAGGAACGCGAAACCCTGCGCAGCTGGTTGATCACCACCCTCAACGAGCAATTCCCGGCCCTGCGCTCGCGGGTCACGCGCCTGGAAAACGGCCCACCCGTGGGCTATCCGGTGCAGTTCCGGGTGACCGGTGAACACATCGAGGAAGTTCGCGCGCTGGCCCGCAAGGTCGCGGCCAAGGTGCGGGAAAACCCTCATGTCGCCAACGTGCATCTGGATTGGGAAGAACCGAGCAAAGTCGTCTACCTGAACATCGATCAGGACCGGGCGCGGGCGCTTGGGGTGAGCACGGCGAACCTGTCGAAGTTCCTGCAGAGCTCGCTGACCGGATCCAGCGTCAGCCAGTATCGCGAAGACAACGAGTTGATCGAGATCCTCCTGCGCGGCACCGTGCATGAGCGCACCGAGCTGTCGTTGCTGCCAAGTCTGGCGGTGCCGACCGACAACGGTCGCAGCGTCGCCCTGTCGCAGATCGCGACTCTGGAGTACGGCTTTGAAGAAGGCGTGATCTGGCACCGTAATCGCCTGCCCAATGTGACGGTGCGTGCCGACATCTACGGCAAGGAACAACCAGCGACCCTGGTGAAGCAGATCATGCCGACCCTCGACCCGATCCGCGCCGAACTGCCCGACGGCTACCTGCTGGATGTCGGCGGCACCGTGGAGGATTCCGAGCGGGGGCAGAAGTCGGTCAACGCCGGCGTGCCGATGTTCATCGTGGTCGTACTGACGTTGCTGATGCTGCAGCTGCGCAGTTTCTCACGCACGGCGATGGTGTTTCTGACAGCGCCCTTGGGCTTGATCGGGGTGACGCTGTTCCTGATGGTGTTCCGCCAGCCGTTCGGGTTTGTCGCCATGCTCGGGACCATCGCCTTGTCGGGGATGATCATGCGTAATTCGGTGATCCTGGTGGATCAGATCGAGCAGGATATCGCCGCAGGGCTCAAGCCTTGGCAGGCGATCATCGAAGCGACGGTGCGCAGGTTCCGGCCGATTGTCCTGACCGCGCTTGCAGCGGTGCTGGCAATGATCCCGTTGTCGCGCAGCGTGTTCTTCGGGCCGATGGCGGTGGCGATCATGGGCGGGCTGATCGTGGCGACGGCGTTGACGCTGTTGTTCCTGCCGGCGTTGTATGCGGCGTGGTTCAGGGTCAGGAAAGAGCAAGTCTGA
- a CDS encoding YbaY family lipoprotein: protein MKKLSLLAMTALLGACHSMQPAPKASLDGEVFYLQRIALPPTAILSVSLQDISLADAPAKVIDEQRGPVKGQVPLPFHLTYDPQQIEPNHRYSINARIEVDGKLLFITTENHAVRLDGSDPQPVKVRVDAAR, encoded by the coding sequence ATGAAAAAACTCTCTCTATTGGCCATGACCGCACTGCTGGGAGCCTGCCACTCCATGCAGCCTGCCCCCAAAGCCAGCCTCGATGGCGAAGTCTTCTACCTGCAGCGCATAGCCCTGCCACCCACCGCAATCCTCAGCGTCAGCCTGCAAGACATTTCGCTGGCCGATGCTCCGGCCAAGGTCATCGACGAACAACGTGGCCCGGTCAAAGGCCAGGTGCCGCTGCCGTTCCACCTGACCTACGACCCTCAGCAGATCGAACCCAATCACCGTTACTCGATCAACGCGCGCATCGAAGTCGATGGCAAGCTGCTGTTCATCACCACCGAGAACCATGCCGTGCGCCTGGATGGCTCAGACCCGCAACCGGTGAAGGTCCGCGTCGACGCTGCCCGCTAA
- a CDS encoding putative RNA methyltransferase has translation MLACPICSEPLNAVDNGVVCPAGHRFDRARQGYLNLLPVQHKNSRDPGDNQAMVEARRDFLNAGHYAPVAKRLAELAAGYAPARWVDIGCGEGYYTAQIADALPDADGYALDISREAVKRACKRNPNLTWLIASMARVPLASGSCQFLASVFSPLDWQEAKRLLSPGGGLMKVGPTSGHLMELRERLYDEVREYTDDKHLALVPEGMALAHSETLEFKLTLASGQDRANLLAMTPHGWRASAERRAAVIEQVEPFEVTVSMRYDYFVLQ, from the coding sequence ATGCTCGCTTGCCCGATCTGCAGCGAACCGCTCAACGCGGTGGACAACGGCGTGGTCTGCCCCGCCGGGCATCGCTTCGACCGCGCACGCCAGGGTTACCTGAACCTGTTGCCGGTGCAGCACAAGAACAGCCGTGACCCTGGGGATAACCAGGCGATGGTTGAAGCGCGTCGCGATTTCCTCAACGCCGGGCACTATGCGCCGGTGGCCAAACGCCTGGCGGAACTGGCGGCAGGTTATGCGCCGGCGCGCTGGGTCGACATCGGTTGTGGCGAGGGTTACTACACCGCGCAAATCGCCGACGCCCTGCCGGATGCCGATGGCTACGCCCTGGACATTTCCCGGGAAGCGGTCAAGCGCGCCTGCAAACGCAACCCGAACCTGACCTGGTTGATCGCCAGCATGGCCCGGGTGCCGCTGGCGTCGGGCAGCTGCCAGTTCCTGGCCAGCGTCTTCAGCCCGCTGGACTGGCAGGAGGCCAAACGCCTGCTCAGCCCTGGCGGCGGCCTGATGAAAGTCGGACCGACCAGCGGCCACCTGATGGAGTTGCGCGAGCGACTGTACGACGAAGTCCGGGAATACACCGACGACAAGCATCTGGCCCTGGTGCCCGAAGGCATGGCGCTGGCGCACAGCGAAACACTGGAATTCAAGCTGACGTTGGCCAGCGGCCAGGACCGGGCGAACCTGCTGGCCATGACGCCCCACGGCTGGCGGGCCAGTGCCGAGCGCCGGGCAGCAGTCATCGAGCAGGTGGAGCCGTTCGAGGTCACCGTCTCGATGCGCTACGATTATTTCGTTCTTCAATAG
- a CDS encoding DUF4197 domain-containing protein: MLRPTLRFAGLCAGLMISASALALSLSDLSQKDATGGLKDALTQGAQVAVKQLGTPGGFSNNPDVKIELPGKLGKVASKMKQFGMGDQVDQLETSMNKAAETAVVQAQPILVDAVKKMTVEDAKGILSGGNDSATQYLNKTSREQIRAKFLPIVKQATDKVGLAQQYNSFAGQAATMGVIDAKSANIENYVTEQALNGLFEMIGKQEEVIRKDPAAAATSLAKKVFGTL, from the coding sequence ATGCTCCGCCCTACCCTCCGCTTTGCCGGCCTGTGCGCAGGTTTGATGATCAGCGCCAGCGCCCTCGCGCTGTCCCTCAGTGACCTGTCGCAAAAAGATGCCACCGGCGGCCTCAAGGACGCCCTGACCCAAGGCGCGCAAGTGGCCGTGAAACAACTCGGCACCCCGGGCGGCTTCAGCAACAACCCGGATGTGAAGATCGAGCTGCCGGGCAAGCTGGGCAAGGTCGCCAGCAAAATGAAGCAGTTCGGCATGGGTGATCAGGTCGATCAACTGGAAACCAGCATGAACAAGGCAGCGGAAACCGCCGTGGTCCAGGCCCAGCCGATCCTCGTCGACGCCGTGAAGAAAATGACCGTGGAAGACGCCAAGGGCATTCTCAGCGGCGGCAACGATTCGGCCACTCAATACCTGAACAAGACCAGCCGCGAACAGATCCGCGCCAAGTTCCTGCCGATCGTCAAGCAAGCCACCGACAAGGTGGGGCTGGCCCAACAGTACAACTCCTTCGCCGGCCAGGCCGCGACCATGGGCGTGATCGACGCCAAGAGCGCCAACATCGAAAACTACGTCACCGAACAGGCGCTCAATGGCTTGTTTGAAATGATCGGCAAGCAGGAAGAAGTGATTCGCAAGGATCCGGCGGCTGCGGCGACCAGCCTGGCCAAGAAAGTGTTCGGCACGCTCTAA
- a CDS encoding cold shock domain-containing protein, protein MATRETGSVKWFNDAKGYGFIQRADGVDVFVHYRAIRGEGHRSLTEGQQVEYAVVEGQKGLQAEDVVGL, encoded by the coding sequence ATGGCAACACGTGAAACCGGCAGCGTGAAGTGGTTCAACGACGCCAAGGGTTACGGCTTTATTCAGCGTGCGGACGGGGTGGATGTGTTCGTGCACTACCGCGCCATTCGCGGCGAAGGCCACCGTTCGCTGACCGAGGGGCAACAGGTCGAGTATGCGGTGGTGGAAGGGCAAAAGGGGTTGCAGGCTGAGGATGTGGTGGGGTTGTAA
- the dapE gene encoding succinyl-diaminopimelate desuccinylase, which translates to MTAHADLSPTLQLAIDLIRRPSVTPVDADCQKQMMQRLGNAGFMLEPMRIEDVDNFWATHGKNDGPVLCFAGHTDVVPTGPVTAWQIDPFNAVIDEHGMLCGRGAADMKGSLASMTVAAERFVADYPDHKGKVAFLITSDEEGPAHHGTKAVVERLAARKERLDWCIVGEPSSTTLVGDVVKNGRRGSLGAKLTVRGVQGHVAYPHLAKNPIHLAAPALAELAAEHWDHGNDFFPPTSFQISNVNSGTGATNVIPGDLVAVFNFRFSTESTVEGLQKRVADILDKHGLDWHIDWALSGLPFLTEPGALLDAVSSSIKDITGRETKASTTGGTSDGRFIATMGTQVVELGPVNATIHQVNERVLATDLDVLTEIYYQTLVKLLA; encoded by the coding sequence ATGACGGCCCACGCCGACCTTTCGCCGACCCTCCAACTCGCCATCGACCTGATCCGCCGTCCGTCCGTGACGCCGGTGGACGCCGATTGCCAGAAGCAGATGATGCAGCGCCTGGGCAATGCCGGTTTCATGCTGGAACCGATGCGCATCGAAGATGTGGATAACTTCTGGGCCACCCATGGCAAAAACGACGGCCCGGTGCTGTGCTTCGCCGGCCACACCGACGTGGTCCCGACCGGCCCGGTGACCGCCTGGCAGATCGACCCGTTCAACGCCGTCATCGACGAACACGGCATGCTCTGCGGCCGTGGCGCGGCGGACATGAAAGGCAGCCTGGCGTCCATGACCGTGGCGGCCGAGCGTTTCGTTGCCGACTACCCGGATCACAAGGGCAAGGTCGCGTTCCTGATCACTAGCGACGAAGAAGGCCCGGCGCACCACGGCACCAAGGCGGTGGTTGAACGCCTGGCGGCGCGCAAGGAGCGCCTGGACTGGTGCATCGTCGGCGAACCGTCGAGCACCACACTCGTAGGTGACGTGGTCAAGAACGGCCGTCGCGGCTCCCTCGGCGCCAAGCTGACCGTGCGTGGTGTGCAGGGCCACGTGGCCTATCCGCACCTGGCCAAGAACCCGATCCACCTCGCCGCCCCGGCGCTGGCGGAGCTGGCCGCCGAGCACTGGGACCATGGCAACGATTTCTTCCCGCCGACCAGCTTCCAGATCTCCAACGTCAACTCCGGCACCGGCGCGACCAACGTGATCCCGGGTGATCTGGTGGCGGTGTTCAACTTCCGTTTCTCCACCGAGTCCACCGTCGAAGGCCTGCAAAAGCGCGTCGCCGACATCCTCGACAAGCACGGCCTGGACTGGCACATCGACTGGGCGCTGTCCGGCCTGCCGTTCCTCACCGAGCCGGGCGCGCTGCTGGACGCGGTGTCGTCGAGCATCAAGGACATCACCGGTCGCGAAACCAAGGCCTCCACCACCGGCGGCACCTCCGACGGCCGCTTCATCGCGACCATGGGCACGCAAGTGGTCGAGCTGGGTCCGGTCAACGCCACCATCCATCAGGTCAACGAGCGCGTACTGGCCACCGACCTCGATGTGCTGACCGAAATCTACTACCAGACCCTCGTCAAGTTGCTCGCCTGA
- the plsB gene encoding glycerol-3-phosphate 1-O-acyltransferase PlsB, which yields MTRSPFRRLVFGTLRRLLYLWVRSETINQSSFTLNLDRSRPVFYVLQNPSLTDLAVVDTECSKAGLPRPVLPVSVGNLLEPAAFFYLTPDPDWLGRQDKRGAPPTLTRLVSALSQNAAEDAQIIPVSVFWGQSPDSESSPWKLLFADSWAVTGRLRRLLSIIVLGRKTRVQFSAPIHLRELIEHNKGHERTVRMAQRILRVHFRNLKTAVIGPDISHRRNLVKGLVNQPLVKQAILDEAERENISPDKAKAQALRYGNEIASDYTYTVIRFLEVVLSWFWNKIYDGIKLNNIEGVQKIAPGYEVIYVPCHRSHIDYLLLSYLLFRNGLTPPHIAAGINLNMPVIGGLLRRGGAFFMRRTFKGNPLYTSVFNEYLHTLFTKGFPVEYFVEGGRSRTGRMLQPKTGMLAITLRSFLRSSRTPIVFVPVYIGYERVLEGRTYLGELRGASKKKESIFDIFKVIGALKQRFGQVAVNFGEPIKLAEFLDGEQPDWRKQELGPQFKPAWLNETTNRLGEKVAQHLNEAAAINPVNLVALALLSTSRLALDDRAMARVLDLYLALLRKVPYSPHTTLPEGDGRALIEHVKDMDLLSEQSDALGKILYLDEQNAVLMTYYRNNVLHIFALPALLASFFQSASRMSREQILRYTRALYPYLQSELFIRWSMDELDAVIDQWLEAFVEQGLLRFENDVYLRPAPSSRHFVLLTLLSKSIAQTLQRFYMTVSLLLNSGQNSISAEELEDLCTVMAQRLSILHGLNAPEFFDKSLFRHFIQTMLDLEVLKRDEAGKLGYHELLGELAEGAAKRVLPADIRLSIRQVAVHRSEDAADQPATQPET from the coding sequence ATGACCCGTTCCCCGTTCCGCCGTCTTGTGTTTGGCACCCTGCGCCGACTGCTGTACCTCTGGGTTCGCTCGGAGACGATCAACCAGTCGTCGTTCACCCTCAACCTCGACCGCAGTCGTCCGGTGTTCTACGTCCTGCAAAACCCTTCGCTGACCGACCTGGCCGTGGTCGACACCGAATGCAGCAAGGCCGGCCTGCCGCGCCCGGTACTGCCGGTATCGGTGGGTAACCTGCTGGAACCGGCGGCGTTCTTCTACCTCACGCCGGATCCGGACTGGCTCGGCCGCCAGGACAAACGCGGCGCGCCGCCAACCCTGACCCGCCTGGTCAGCGCCCTGAGCCAGAACGCCGCCGAAGATGCGCAGATCATTCCCGTCAGCGTGTTTTGGGGCCAGTCGCCGGACAGCGAATCGAGCCCGTGGAAACTGCTGTTCGCCGATAGCTGGGCCGTCACCGGCCGTTTGCGTCGCCTGCTGAGCATCATCGTGCTGGGGCGCAAGACCCGTGTGCAATTCTCCGCGCCGATTCACCTGCGCGAGTTGATCGAGCACAACAAGGGCCACGAACGCACCGTGCGCATGGCCCAACGCATCCTGCGCGTACATTTCCGCAACCTGAAAACCGCCGTCATCGGCCCGGACATTTCCCACCGGCGCAACCTGGTCAAGGGCCTGGTCAACCAGCCGCTGGTCAAGCAGGCGATCCTCGACGAAGCCGAGCGCGAAAACATCTCCCCGGATAAAGCCAAGGCCCAGGCCCTGCGCTACGGCAACGAAATTGCCTCGGACTACACCTACACCGTCATTCGCTTCCTGGAAGTGGTGCTGAGCTGGTTCTGGAACAAGATCTACGACGGTATCAAGCTCAACAACATCGAAGGCGTGCAGAAGATTGCCCCGGGGTACGAGGTGATCTACGTACCGTGCCACCGCAGCCATATCGACTACCTGCTGCTGTCCTACCTGCTGTTCCGCAATGGCCTGACCCCACCGCACATCGCCGCGGGGATCAACCTGAACATGCCGGTGATCGGCGGCCTGCTGCGTCGTGGCGGCGCGTTCTTCATGCGCCGCACGTTCAAGGGCAACCCGCTGTACACCTCGGTGTTCAACGAATACCTGCACACCCTGTTCACCAAGGGCTTCCCGGTGGAGTACTTCGTCGAGGGTGGCCGCTCGCGTACCGGGCGCATGCTGCAACCGAAAACCGGGATGCTGGCCATTACCCTGCGCAGCTTCCTGCGCTCCTCACGCACACCGATCGTGTTCGTGCCGGTGTACATCGGCTACGAGCGTGTACTGGAAGGCCGCACTTACCTCGGCGAGCTGCGCGGGGCGAGCAAGAAGAAAGAATCGATCTTCGACATCTTCAAAGTCATCGGCGCGCTCAAGCAGCGCTTTGGCCAGGTGGCGGTGAACTTCGGCGAGCCGATCAAGCTGGCGGAATTCCTCGACGGCGAACAACCGGACTGGCGCAAGCAGGAACTCGGCCCGCAGTTCAAACCGGCCTGGCTCAACGAAACCACCAACCGCCTGGGCGAGAAAGTCGCACAGCATCTGAACGAAGCGGCGGCGATCAACCCGGTCAACCTGGTGGCCCTGGCGCTGCTGTCCACCAGTCGCCTGGCGCTGGACGATCGCGCCATGGCGCGGGTGCTCGACCTGTATCTGGCGCTGTTGCGCAAGGTGCCCTACTCGCCGCACACCACCCTGCCGGAAGGTGACGGCCGAGCGCTGATCGAGCATGTGAAGGACATGGATCTGCTCTCGGAACAGAGCGACGCCTTGGGCAAGATTCTGTATCTGGACGAGCAAAACGCCGTCCTGATGACCTACTACCGCAACAACGTGCTGCACATCTTCGCGCTGCCGGCCTTGCTGGCGAGCTTCTTCCAGAGCGCGTCGCGCATGAGCCGCGAACAGATCCTGCGCTACACCCGCGCGCTGTATCCCTACCTGCAGTCGGAGCTGTTCATACGCTGGTCGATGGACGAGTTGGATGCCGTCATCGATCAATGGCTGGAAGCCTTCGTCGAACAAGGCCTGCTGCGTTTCGAGAACGATGTCTACCTGCGTCCGGCGCCTAGCTCTCGGCATTTCGTGCTGCTAACCCTGCTGTCGAAAAGCATCGCCCAGACCCTGCAGCGCTTCTACATGACCGTTTCCCTGCTGCTCAACAGCGGCCAGAACAGCATCAGCGCCGAAGAACTGGAAGACCTGTGCACGGTCATGGCCCAGCGCCTGTCGATCCTGCACGGCCTGAACGCGCCGGAGTTCTTCGACAAGAGCCTGTTCCGCCACTTCATCCAGACGATGCTCGACCTCGAGGTGCTCAAGCGCGACGAGGCCGGCAAGCTGGGCTATCACGAGCTGCTCGGTGAATTGGCCGAAGGTGCGGCCAAACGGGTGTTGCCGGCTGATATTCGCCTGTCGATCCGGCAGGTGGCGGTGCATCGCAGCGAAGATGCGGCGGATCAGCCGGCTACACAGCCCGAGACCTGA